The following are encoded in a window of Rosa chinensis cultivar Old Blush chromosome 4, RchiOBHm-V2, whole genome shotgun sequence genomic DNA:
- the LOC112199013 gene encoding glutamate receptor 2.9 yields MVPTYENAKTSTIPGSLTMANQKHFLWFIFIVMFIPGIEPSTTKEVIRVLVGVVLNLKSSVGAMAENCMTMALDDFYAKHAHIKQGFPFSPAIQRMMLFQQQLKHLINIERVSVIIGPQSSAEAKFVIELGRRNHVPIISFSATSPSLSPSNSSFFIRTAFSDSAQVEAIAAIVGAYSWLEVVLIYEDTEYGNSLIPFLVDAFQKVGARVPHRSVIPPHYNDREILKELNHLKSTRARIFLVHMTAFLGSKLFLLANKAGMMTEGYGWIVTEGLSTLLDPVGSRTMDSMQGVVGVRPYIPMSKELEDLVLRMKRSSKITGVNLFGLWAYDTVWALAMAVEKVGIASRVDPASLGTGQNLLEAILDLKFENLSGNFRLVKGQLEASTFEVFNVIGGKERIIGYWNQKKGLSRKLNGAADLDKRKTLEKPIWPGYTTDIPPTKKLKIGVPLKQGFNEFLKFENNHHIFFADIFFAAVKQLPFSLSYEFSNFLGTYDELLYQIYLQKYDAVVGDTTIVANRSIYVDFTLPYSESGVSMIVLTEDSESNSLWIFLKPLSLGLWLTTGIAFILTGFVIWVLEHRENTEFRGPPQQQLGMIFWFSFSTLVFAHREKVVNNWSRFVLIVWVFVVLILTQSYTASLASMLTVQKLQPAFTDIKEIQRNGYKVGYQNGSFIKGFLIEHLNFDVTKLVPLETISDYHNALSRGNKNGVAAILDEVPYLKLFLKAKCSKYTMVGPTYKTDGFGFAFPIRSPLVSYMSRAILNVTQDKNTYFDYFDNKPACEDQTAKISSEGPSLGVYSFGGLFIIAGVASMVALLMYMYHFLCSHWPALRTESTFWEKLVEVAKHFDKKDLTSHQFKRRESRVHASDTPDEGLAAPPGANDMQNNSAGTHITVENNLGHDENENLSSGHTDSSMPVLDSSS; encoded by the exons ATGGTACCTACATATGAGAATGCAAAGACTTCAACAATTCCAGGTAGCTTGACCATGGCAAACCAGAAGCATTTCCTCTGGTTCATCTTCATTGTTATGTTCATCCCAGGGATCGAGCCTTCAACGACGAAAGAGGTGATACGAGTACTAGTCGGAGTTGTTCTTAACTTAAAGTCCTCAGTGGGGGCTATGGCAGAGAACTGCATGACCATGGCACTTGATGATTTTTATGCTAAGCATGCTCATATCAAACAAGGCTTTCCCTTCTCACCAGCGATTCAAAGAATGATGTTGTTTCAGCAGCAGTTGAAG CACTTGATAAACATCGAAAGAGTGAGCGTCATTATCGGACCTCAAAGTTCAGCAGAAGCAAAGTTTGTGATAGAGCTGGGAAGAAGGAATCATGTTCCGATTATTTCGTTTTCTGCCACTAGTCCTTCTCTTTCTCCATCTAATAGCTCATTTTTCATTCGGACGGCTTTTAGTGACTCTGCTCAAGTAGAAGCCATAGCTGCCATTGTCGGAGCTTATAGTTGGTTGGAAGTTGTTCTCATCTATGAAGACACGGAGTATGGAAATAGCTTAATTCCATTTTTGGTAGACGCTTTCCAGAAAGTTGGAGCTCGAGTACCTCATAGAAGTGTCATTCCTCCTCATTATAATGACAGAGAAATTTTAAAGGAGCTTAACCACTTGAAATCAACTCGAGCAAGAATATTTTTGGTCCATATGACTGCTTTCCTCGGGTCCAAATTGTTTTTACTGGCAAATAAGGCAGGGATGATGACCGAAGGGTATGGATGGATTGTTACGGAAGGGTTATCAACTTTATTAGATCCTGTGGGTTCAAGAACCATGGACTCAATGCAAGGTGTAGTGGGAGTAAGGCCATATATACCAATGTCAAAAGAACTTGAAGACTTGGTGTTGCGAATGAAAAGATCAAGCAAGATTACTGGTGTAAACCTCTTTGGGTTATGGGCATATGATACAGTTTGGGCATTAGCAATGGCAGTGGAGAAGGTTGGAATAGCAAGCAGAGTTGATCCTGCAAGTTTGGGAACTGGTCAGAATCTTCTTGAAGCTATCCTAGatttaaaatttgaaaacctcAGTGGGAATTTCCGGTTGGTTAAGGGACAGTTGGAAGCTTCAACCTTTGAGGTATTTAATGTGAttggaggaaaagaaagaataatTGGATATTGGAACCAGAAGAAAGGACTTTCCCGAAAGCTGAATGGAGCAGCAGACTTGGATAAAAGGAAGACACTCGAGAAACCAATCTGGCCAGGGTACACTACAGACATCCCTCCAACAAAGAAATTGAAGATTGGAGTTCCCTTGAAACAGGGTTTTAATGAATTCCTAAAATTCGAAAACAACCACCATATATTCTTTGCTGATATATTCTTTGCTGCAGTAAAGCAACTGCCATTTTCCCTTTCATATGAGTTTTCTAACTTTTTGGGGACTTATGATGAACTTCTTTATCAAATTTATCTTCAG AAATATGACGCTGTGGTGGGAGACACAACAATTGTGGCTAATCGCTCAATATATGTAGATTTTACGTTGCCATACTCTGAATCAGGAGTTTCCATGATAGTTTTGACAGAAGACAGTGAGAGCAATAGTCTTTGGATTTTCTTGAAGCCACTAAGCTTGGGTCTTTGGTTGACAACCGGCATAGCCTTCATATTAACAGGTTTTGTAATATGGGTTCTTGAGCACCGCGAAAACACTGAGTTCAGAGGTCCTCCACAGCAACAACTGGGCATGATATTCTGGTTCTCCTTTTCAACCCTCGTCTTTGCACACA GAGAGAAAGTGGTGAACAATTGGTCAAGGTTTGTGCTGATTGTATGGGTTTTTGTGGTGCTGATCCTAACACAGAGTTACACTGCAAGCTTAGCCTCAATGTTAACAGTACAGAAGTTGCAGCCTGCATTCACTGATATAAAAGAGATACAAAGAAATGGTTACAAAGTAGGATATCAAAATGGTTCCTTTATTAAAGGGTTTCTCATAGAACATTTAAATTTTGATGTGACCAAGCTGGTGCCATTGGAAACCATTTCGGATTATCATAACGCACTGTCTAGAGGAAACAAGAATGGAGTTGCTGCCATTTTAGATGAAGTCCCTTACCTCAAGTTGTTTCTTAAAGCGAAATGTTCCAAGTACACCATGGTTGGGCCAACCTACAAAACTGATGGATTTGGCTTT GCCTTCCCAATACGATCCCCGCTGGTATCCTACATGTCGAGGGCAATCTTGAACGTGACTCAAGATAAAAATACTTACTTTGATTACTTTGATAACAAACCAGCCTGTGAGGATCAAACTGCCAAAATTTCATCAGAGGGTCCAAGTCTTGGTGTCTACAGCTTCGGAGGCCTCTTCATCATCGCTGGTGTGGCCTCCATGGTTGCTCTTTTGATGTACATGTATCACTTCCTTTGCTCTCATTGGCCAGCGTTGCGAACTGAGAGCACATTTTGGGAGAAATTGGTTGAAGTGGCAAAGCATTTTGACAAGAAAGATCTCACTTCACATCAGTTTAAGCGAAGAGAATCAAGAGTACATGCTTCAGACACTCCTGATGAAGGTCTAGCAGCTCCACCTGGTGCTAATGATATGCAAAACAACTCAGCAGGAACTCACATAACAGTGGAAAACAATCTTGGAcatgatgaaaatgaaaatctttCATCAGGGCATACGGATTCATCTAT